The nucleotide window AGGTAATGAAGCAGCCTTGCGGCGCGATCTCATAGCTTCTGCTAGGTGCACATAGGCTTTGTTTTTGCGCCTGCTTAGTCCCAGCCCTTGTCTTGATCGATGTAAATGCTGCTACTTGCGGAATAGGATTCAAATAAGACGGTGGTTCCATCTTCATCGAGATCGGCCACTGCTTGAGAGACAAACCAAAAGTCGCCGCCATCGTAACCTAGGCTGCTTCCGAAACCGGAGCCCGATGGATCGGTCCCAGGAAATCCAGCAACGGTCGAATAACGGAATCGGACAGCCGAATCAGGAGATGCTCCGAGTTGCGACCAGTTGGTCGGCGGGCTTCCCCAATCCACACTGTCGTAGGCGAGGGCGGCAGTGGGCCAGCGTGTGGTAGGGGCACCAGATACATTGCAATACTGGCCGAATTCAGCGCGATAGGATTCTTGACGTTGTTTGATCTCGGCCAGAAACGTGACCGCCTCGGTGGTTTTTGATTTGTAGACGTAGGCGGTAAAGGTCGGAACTGCGATAGCTGATAAAATGCCGATGATGGCTACCGTGACCATGAGTTCGATGAGCGTATAGCCCTGCTTGGGAGGACGAATGTAGTCGTTTGTGTGCACGCATGAATCCCACGTTCTTAACTATAACACGGCTACAATGTGAAGCCACGTTAGTTTTCGTTTTGCTCATGCTCATCTCCTTCGTCCATGTCGTATTTTGCAAGTCGGTAACGAAATGAACGGAAGCTAAGGCCTAAGAGCTTAGCTGCCTGGGTACGTACGCCGCCTGCGCGCTCGAGTGATGTGCGCAACAGGGCACGTTCGATAGTCCCAAGATAGGCGTCCAAATCAAAACTTCCGTCGGTCGGCAAATCAGCAACAATCTCGGGTGAACCGCCAAGGGACTCCTCTGGCAAGTCTGTGGCGTGAATAAGGTCGCCACTGGCTAAGGTCACCGCGTGCTCGACAATGTTTTCCAGTTCTCGAACATTGCCGGGATAAGGCAGGCCAAGAAGGATTTTTAGTGCTTCTGGTGAAAACTTAATTTTTTTACCTTGAAGGGCCGTATGCTTAGCGAGCAAGTGTTCCGCTAGCAAAGGAATGTCTTCCCGGCGCTCGCGCAGAGCGGGAAGTCTCAAACGAATAACGTTCAGCCGATAGAATAAATCTTGCCTAAATAGATTCGCTGCAACATCGGCTTCAAGATCACGGTTGGTCGCAGCGACCACGCGGACATCAACACTCTGTTCCTCATCGGAGCCCACGGCGCGCACTTTGCGTTCTTGCAGTACGCGCAGAATTTTTACTTGCAGTGGCATGGGCAACTCACCGATTTCATCAAGAAACAATGTTCCACCATCGGCTGCGCGAATGAGGCCTTCTTTGCTCGATGTTGCGCCCGTGAACGAGCCTTTTTCGTGTCCAAAAAGCTCGCTTTCCATGAGGTTTTCTGGCAAAGCGCCGCAGTTAACCACGACGAAAGGCGCTGCGGCGCGATCGCCAATCTTGTGCAGCGAGCGGGCAACGATTTCTTTTCCGGTGCCGCTTTCGCCGGTAATAAGCACGCTGCTTGGTGCGGAGGCTACTTTTTCGACCATGGTCATCACGCGCAACATGACAGCGCTTTTGCCGATGATCTCTCCAGTACGCTGTCCTTCATGAACGCGTACACGCAAGGACTGGTTTTCTTTGACGATGGCTTGTTTTTCTAAAGCCTTTTCTACCGTTGCTAGCAGTTCGTGGTTTTTGAAAGGTTTTTGAACATAGTCGTAGGCGCCAAGACGCATCGCTTCAACGGCCTGTTCGGTCGTGGCGTATGCTGTAATCAAAATGATTTGACTGGATGGGTCGCGCTGTCGCGCAGCTTTAAGAACGTCCATGCCGGAGCCATCGGGCATGGATAGATCGGTTATGACAATATCAAAAGGAGCGCTTGTTTTGATTTTCTTGGCGGCTTCGAGCGCGCCACTGACGGTGCTCACTTTGTACTGTTCGCGCGATAGCAGAACGTCCAACATGTTGCGCATGCTGGGTTCATCATCACATACAAGTACCCGCTGTCCGTTCATGAGCTCTGTGTGACCTTCGTTACAAGCGTTACAGCGAAAAGCCGGTACGCGAAGCTTTTTTGAAATCGGTTGATTTCACCACAACGGCACAGACTTGACTGTCTTCCGCAAAAACACGGCCTGCGTCCGCGGATTCGATGTCCAAAGCCGTATCACTAAAGGCAATGCTTTTGACCCGCGCAACTTCGAGCCCTTGACCGAGCTCTCCAAGATGCACGACAATATCCATATTTTCGGAAAATTCATAGCGGCCCTTGGTCTCGCTGACGCCATCCAGGCTTAGAAGTAGCTTCTTTAGGGTTTCTTTATCCATAGCGCCTCATCCTTTCTCTGCTTGCTCTCTAGGTCAAGTGTTTGGTGCATCTGCTCTTGTCCCTTTGATCGGCTTTAAGCTAGAGCAGATGCATGGCTGAATCAGACATTCTTGTGGCAGAGGACGGCGAGTGCATGGTTTGGACCTTAAACAGGCCCGCACAAAGTAACGCTCTATCGCAAGCCATGCTGAATCAAATGCATGATCTTGCGCTCGAGCTAGGCAGCAAGCATGCGCCCCGCGCCCTTATTATCACAGGGGCGGGCGGTAGGGCGTTTTGCGCAGGGGCCGATCTCAAAGAGCGTTTGTCGATGTCTGAGAGCGATGTTTCTGATTTTTTGAGCCTGCTTCGTGAGACCTTCACGCTGATTGATCGCGCGCCAGTGCCTACGGTTGCCGCGATAAACGGCGCAGCGCTCGGCGGCGGTCTAGAGCTTGCACTAGCTTGCGATTTTCGCGTGGCCATCGATGGTATCAAGCTGGGCCTTCCAGAAACCCGTTTAGCGATTATTCCGGGTGCTGGCGGCACGCAGCGATTGAGTCGTGTGGTGGGTTTGCAAATGGCCAAACGGATGATTCTGAGCGCTGAGCCCGTCGAGAGCGCTGAGGCCAAGCGCCGAGGTCTCGTTGATGAATTGGCGCTTGCAGATCTTAACGTGGTGGATGCCGCTAGAGCCTGGCTTGCGCCGATATTGCAAAATGGGCCCATCGCCATCGCGGCGGCGCTTGAAGCTGTGGACTCCAGCTATGATGTGGATCTTGAGCAAGGCCTTGATATCGAAGCGGCTTGCTATAAACGCACCTTATCAAGCCAGGACCGCTTAGAGGCACTTCGTGCCTTTGCCGAAAAGCGCAAAGCGCAGTTCAAAGGGCAGTAGTAGCCAGACCTTTGCGATAACCCCCGCAAAATCAGTTTGTTCATTATTTAACATAATATATCTTCTGCGAACAGGTGTTGTGAAGCTGGGGGCTTGGGTTTGGCGTCTACTGGCGTTAGAACTGTGGCCGTTATGTACAAATCTCTGTGCTGCTTGTTTGTTGTTTCGTTGCTGGCTGGTTGCGATGAGAACGTGCTCAGCGAGTTTCCTGTTGGGCTTGAACCGCTTGAGGAAAATCTGGCGGGTGTGCCCGCGGAGCTTGATGGCGATCCTTTTCCAGAGACGCTCAATATGATTTCGGGTTCCAAGGATGGCTACGACTGGGTTCACGCGCGTGGCTTTGTTCATGCACCGGTTGCCGAGGTTTATGCGGCGCTCAGCACGCCACTAGCTTCGGTGGACCGGCGCGAAGTCGATCGATGGGAAATTGTGGAGGAACAGCCTGAATCCGAGCTCTACGACTTTGTTTATACGGTAAAAAACACCAAAAACGCCCTTATTACGGTTCATTACGACGTGCAATGGCGGCACGGTGTGGTTGAGCGAACGGACGACGGTGAACCGGACATAACCGCAACGCGGTATCAGAAGATCTGGGGAACGAGTTATATCGATTTACTTGAAGGCTCTGTGCTTGCCTACGGTCGCGATGAGACTTTAACCGAGCTGGAATTTGTGCATCATCTGGATGCAACCCGCGCTGGGGTCTCGCAAATTAAGTCCTTTATCGGCGATTACTATGCGGACGTGCTTGCTATCGTTCGCGATACACCCATGCCCGAATTTTAGTGTTGTTTAGGCCAAAATAGTTCAAATTTGATAACAAATTCCGCTGGAATTGACTAAATTACAGCTGCAGAGAAAACAAGCGTCCGCCGTTGGACATGACGTAGGCCCGGCCGCTTGCCACGGAAATCGATGCTGAAAAGCCGTATCCAGCCTCGATCCGAGACAGCTCGCTGCCATCGTGTGAGGCGATGGCCAAAAGCGCGCCGGAGCTTTCCCCTACCAGCACCCTGTCGCCCAAAATCGCAGCTCGGCTTGGCGCTCCGCGCTCGATTTCTTTTTCCATACCAGCCGTTTTGTGAGCAAGTCGACCATGATTAAACCGTGATCCGATGAGCTCACGAGCAGATGATCGCCGTGTTTGACGATTTCAGTGATGCCGGTCCATTCATTTTGATGCCACCGCACGCCACCGCCGGACAGTTCAATCGCAAAGACGCCACCTGAAAACGATGCGACGTATACGACATCGTCAACTTGCACAGGCGTGGTGTCGATATCGACGAAACGCTCGGGACTACCCATGGGTTGCTCGACTTCAACCGAGGTGTCCCGCTCCCAGAGCACGTTGCCAGAAACAGGATCAAGGGCTACGACCATTCCGTCGGTAAAGCCTGTGATAATTTTGCCGTCGGCCTCTAGTAAGCCAGCGCGACCTGCAATCGCAAAGCCGTCAGGTGCTTCGCGCCGGTAGCTCCAAATCTCTTTGCCGTCGTTGCGTGATAAGGCAATCACCTGATCGGAGTCGGTTACGACGAAAAGACGGTCAGCGGCCAAGACGGGGGTTTGATGCACGGGTCCTTTGACCTTGGCGCGCCAACGCAGCATGCCGCTGCTTGCGTTCAGCGCATGTATCACAGCATCTTCAGTGCCGAAGTACAGTTCATCGCGATCCGGATCAAAAGCGGGTTTGCTTTGAATCGCAGCGCTCGCGTTGTAGTGATAGACTTTGCTTCCGCCGCCGGAGAGTGCCCAAAAACGCCCTTCGGATGTGCCGATGTAGACGCGGTCGTGCTCTGGGTCGAGCGCTGCAGCGCTGAGCTCAACGGGCGCATACGGTCCTCCGCCGCTGAGCTTTGAGACCAGTGTTTTGGCCCATCGAAAAACAAAAGCGTTGGTTCCGGCTGCGGTGCGCTCAGAGCGCCGGTCGTTGGGCCAGCCGTAACTGTCTTTAACTCCGCCGCAGTAGGCCAACAACAAGCAAAAGGCCAAAGCCGCCCTATTCTTTTTCATCACTCGCCTGGCTCGCCGGGAGCTTGCTGATTTTTCAGTTGCTCAAGCAATTTTTGAATTTGTTCGGGTGACATGCCGCCAGCACCATCGCCGCCAGCTCCTCCACCGAGTCCACCCATGCCACCTAAGCCGCCAAGCGAACCAAAGGGATTCGCTGAGGCAGCCGATTGGCTCGCGCTTAGCTTGCCGTCCGGCAGTAAAGATGCATCGATCTCAAGCAGAAAAAGCTCTGCTTCTGAAAGCAAATACGCTGGAGCTTCGCTTTTCTCATCGCGAAGCCGCACGACAAGGTTGGCCAGGGTTTTGCCCGCTTTGTCTTTGTTGCCCGTTGCCACAAGCAATCGTGCTTCGTGATAGTCGGCGATATCGCCCAACACCGCTTGATGTTTTGTGCGCATGCTCTGTATTTCTTTCAGCGCTTCGTCGTAGTTCTTTTCGCTTTCAAAGCTGTAGAGATAACCCTCGAAGGCTTCAATCAGCTGCATGGTGTTGTCGGCGCCGGAGAGCGCTTCTTTATATAACGCTTTGGCTTCGGCGACCTTGCCAGCCTTTAGTACAATGGCGCCTTTGCCCAGGCGCGCCCATTTGGCCGCTTTGGTACTCGGATAAGCTGATATGACTTTCGAGAAGCGTTCCTCGGCTTTTTTCGATCGCGCTTCAGCGTTTTTGAAGCTTTCCACTACTTTAATTGAATCGTCTTGCTCAGCACTAACTTCGCTGCTCAGTGGTGCGCTTACCGTGGCAATGGCCTTGCTCAAGGAATCCGCTGCGGCGGCGGAGCGTCGTGAGGCATGCCATAAACCGGCGGTGAGGCCAACAACGATAAGCACGCTAAGAATCCCTGCAAAAGCCACTTTTTGGCGGTGAGCTGCGACCCAATCGCCAAGGTGTGAAGCTCGTCTTAAAACCTCTTCTTCCATGACCGGCCGCCCTTTTTTAGCGGCCTTCTTTGCGGCTTTCGCTGCTTTTTGAGCGGCAAGACGTTGTCCTGCGGTTTGACGCTCTTTGGAATCGTCGTGCTTTGGGGTTTTCGATTGCTCTGCGCTTGAGTCTGTCACTTTGATATTGCCTTTTTTTTAGGCCACCTTTTGATGGTCCAAGCTTGACTGCCGAGCTGATGTCTATAATACGCCAGTAGACCTAGTCAATGATCAGTCCTT belongs to Myxococcales bacterium and includes:
- a CDS encoding sigma-54-dependent Fis family transcriptional regulator; this encodes MNGQRVLVCDDEPSMRNMLDVLLSREQYKVSTVSGALEAAKKIKTSAPFDIVITDLSMPDGSGMDVLKAARQRDPSSQIILITAYATTEQAVEAMRLGAYDYVQKPFKNHELLATVEKALEKQAIVKENQSLRVRVHEGQRTGEIIGKSAVMLRVMTMVEKVASAPSSVLITGESGTGKEIVARSLHKIGDRAAAPFVVVNCGALPENLMESELFGHEKGSFTGATSSKEGLIRAADGGTLFLDEIGELPMPLQVKILRVLQERKVRAVGSDEEQSVDVRVVAATNRDLEADVAANLFRQDLFYRLNVIRLRLPALRERREDIPLLAEHLLAKHTALQGKKIKFSPEALKILLGLPYPGNVRELENIVEHAVTLASGDLIHATDLPEESLGGSPEIVADLPTDGSFDLDAYLGTIERALLRTSLERAGGVRTQAAKLLGLSFRSFRYRLAKYDMDEGDEHEQNEN
- a CDS encoding PQQ-like beta-propeller repeat protein; protein product: MKKNRAALAFCLLLAYCGGVKDSYGWPNDRRSERTAAGTNAFVFRWAKTLVSKLSGGGPYAPVELSAAALDPEHDRVYIGTSEGRFWALSGGGSKVYHYNASAAIQSKPAFDPDRDELYFGTEDAVIHALNASSGMLRWRAKVKGPVHQTPVLAADRLFVVTDSDQVIALSRNDGKEIWSYRREAPDGFAIAGRAGLLEADGKIITGFTDGMVVALDPVSGNVLWERDTSVEVEQPMGSPERFVDIDTTPVQVDDVVYVASFSGGVFAIELSGGGVRWHQNEWTGITEIVKHGDHLLVSSSDHGLIMVDLLTKRLVWKKKSSAERQAELRFWATGCW
- a CDS encoding enoyl-CoA hydratase/isomerase family protein encodes the protein MAESDILVAEDGECMVWTLNRPAQSNALSQAMLNQMHDLALELGSKHAPRALIITGAGGRAFCAGADLKERLSMSESDVSDFLSLLRETFTLIDRAPVPTVAAINGAALGGGLELALACDFRVAIDGIKLGLPETRLAIIPGAGGTQRLSRVVGLQMAKRMILSAEPVESAEAKRRGLVDELALADLNVVDAARAWLAPILQNGPIAIAAALEAVDSSYDVDLEQGLDIEAACYKRTLSSQDRLEALRAFAEKRKAQFKGQ